Proteins encoded within one genomic window of Pongo abelii isolate AG06213 chromosome 18, NHGRI_mPonAbe1-v2.0_pri, whole genome shotgun sequence:
- the C18H16orf87 gene encoding UPF0547 protein C16orf87 homolog isoform X5, with protein MVPVACKSCPCGYIFISRKLLNAKHSEKSPPSTENKHEAKRRRTERVRREKINSTVNKDLENRKRSRSNSHSDHIRRGRGRPKSASAKKHEEERGCRKPMPRTILEGKLGKEKSAEKKEKKYCVAQKTTFFSVEGEGMQLKEENASGGGETGKGN; from the exons gTTCCTGTTGCATGTAAATCATGTCCTTGTGGTTACATATTTATTAGCAGAAAACTTTTAAATGCAAAACACTCAGAGAAATCACCGCCTTCTACAG AAAACAAGCATGAGGCCAAGAGGAGGCGAACAGAGAGAGTTAGGAGAGAGAAGATAAATTCTACAGTAAATAAAGatttagaaaacagaaagagGTCTCGAAGTAACAGCCATTCAGATCATATCAGACGAGGAAGAGGAAGACCTAAAAGTGCATCTGCCAAAAAACATGAGGAAGAAAGAG GGTGCAGGAAACCTATGCCGAGGACTATTTTAGAAGGGAAACTAGGTAAAGAAAAGtcagcagagaaaaaggaaaagaaatactgCGTGGCTCAGAAAACAACATTCTTTTCAGTTGAAGGAGAGGGAATGCAGCTGAAAGAAGAGAATGCTTCTGGTGGTGG